A genomic stretch from Candidatus Latescibacterota bacterium includes:
- a CDS encoding M28 family peptidase, whose protein sequence is MRISLRLAIPALLCLLLPALAAAQAGTGKALVQLQLSETAGRAAAERDLLLVAELPAGDGYLAFLDAADRASLGAQVRVLDALDDGSREYLIQFEHADGAHAALPDPRGLRVLHEGTNYRVVSLPAGELAATPSCLPDVMRVFRRPLRFVRSPWAEPAPLRDVDPVIVDMVAGVAQSELEATVQTLQDFGTRHSQYAGGATASQWIRDQFLSYGYTDVSFHDYNSWNDNVVCVKPGMVYPDRYVVIGGHYDSINYSDYTNAPGADDNATGTTGVLQAAKAFADHQFEYSTIFIAFSGEEQGLVGSDAWAADAAAAGMDIVGMLNLDMLCYRASGDAEDLDIISNTSSTPLADLAYATIATYVPELAAVEGYLTSGSSDHASFWGNGYRAIFFFEDSNAYSPYIHTASDVVGTSANNFGFMLKNVRAAVATLGAMARPFHIAIQHTPLGHSEGLGPFAVSALIQATEPLDAPALQLHYRVNGGSFAGVPLSPTGQPDEYGATIPGQAPGSLIEYYLSAADQAGYSATAPDGAPAETYGFRNGVTPVLRDDVEADLGWTLGAPGDNATTGLWIRADPVGTSYQPEFDHTPDPGSICFVTGNGAPGGNAGDEDVDGGQTTLLSPIFDLAGATWAGLSYWRWYTDETSHDDDFVVDISNNGGLTWTTLEIVGDSAYPWVKAEFDDLAAILPLTDQMRLRFIASDTGSGSLVEALIDDLEIVAVTGDLTAADPTTPLPTAAIAAYPNPFNPKTRLRLSLPDAGHAELAIVDAQGAHVATLLQAHASAGPLELLWDATGQPSGLYFARLSVDGRPVATQKLTLLK, encoded by the coding sequence ATGCGCATCTCCCTTCGTCTTGCGATCCCCGCTCTCCTCTGCCTCCTGCTGCCCGCGCTCGCCGCCGCCCAGGCCGGCACCGGCAAGGCCCTCGTCCAGCTCCAGCTCTCCGAGACCGCCGGCCGCGCCGCGGCGGAGCGGGACCTGCTCCTCGTCGCCGAGCTGCCCGCCGGTGACGGCTACCTGGCCTTCCTCGACGCCGCCGACCGCGCCAGCCTCGGCGCCCAGGTCCGCGTGCTCGACGCGCTCGACGACGGCAGCCGCGAGTACCTGATCCAGTTCGAGCACGCCGACGGCGCCCACGCCGCCCTGCCCGATCCGCGCGGCCTGCGCGTGCTCCACGAGGGGACGAACTACCGCGTCGTCAGCCTGCCCGCGGGCGAACTGGCCGCCACGCCGAGCTGCCTGCCCGACGTGATGCGCGTCTTCCGGCGGCCGCTCCGCTTCGTGCGCAGCCCCTGGGCGGAGCCTGCGCCCCTGCGCGACGTGGACCCCGTGATCGTCGACATGGTCGCCGGCGTGGCGCAGTCCGAGCTGGAGGCCACGGTGCAGACCCTGCAGGACTTCGGCACGCGCCACAGCCAGTACGCCGGCGGCGCCACGGCCTCCCAGTGGATCCGCGATCAGTTCCTCAGCTACGGCTACACGGACGTCAGCTTCCACGACTACAACAGCTGGAACGACAACGTCGTCTGCGTGAAGCCCGGCATGGTCTACCCCGACCGCTACGTGGTGATCGGCGGCCACTACGATTCGATCAACTACAGCGACTACACCAACGCCCCCGGGGCCGACGACAACGCCACCGGCACCACGGGTGTCCTGCAGGCGGCCAAGGCCTTCGCCGACCATCAGTTCGAGTACAGCACCATCTTCATCGCCTTCAGCGGCGAGGAGCAGGGGCTCGTGGGCAGCGACGCCTGGGCCGCCGACGCGGCCGCCGCTGGCATGGACATCGTCGGCATGCTCAACCTGGACATGCTCTGCTACCGGGCTTCGGGCGACGCCGAGGACCTGGACATCATCAGCAATACGTCGAGCACGCCGCTGGCGGACCTGGCCTACGCCACCATCGCGACCTACGTCCCCGAGCTGGCCGCGGTGGAGGGCTACCTCACCAGCGGCAGCAGCGATCACGCCTCCTTCTGGGGCAACGGCTATCGCGCCATCTTCTTCTTCGAGGACAGCAACGCGTACAGCCCCTACATCCACACCGCGAGCGACGTCGTCGGCACCAGCGCCAACAACTTCGGCTTCATGCTGAAGAACGTGCGCGCCGCCGTGGCCACGCTCGGCGCCATGGCGCGGCCCTTCCACATTGCGATCCAGCACACGCCGCTCGGCCACAGCGAGGGGCTTGGCCCCTTCGCCGTGAGCGCCCTGATCCAGGCGACGGAACCGCTGGACGCGCCCGCCCTTCAGCTCCACTACCGCGTGAATGGCGGCAGCTTCGCCGGCGTCCCGCTCAGCCCCACCGGCCAGCCCGACGAGTACGGCGCCACGATCCCCGGCCAGGCGCCGGGCTCGCTGATCGAGTACTACCTGAGCGCGGCCGACCAGGCCGGCTACAGCGCCACGGCCCCCGACGGCGCTCCCGCCGAAACCTACGGCTTCCGCAACGGCGTCACGCCCGTGCTCCGCGACGACGTGGAGGCCGACCTCGGCTGGACCCTCGGCGCGCCAGGCGACAACGCCACCACCGGCCTATGGATTCGCGCCGATCCCGTCGGCACCTCCTATCAGCCCGAGTTCGACCACACGCCGGACCCCGGTTCGATCTGTTTCGTGACCGGCAATGGCGCCCCCGGGGGCAACGCCGGCGATGAGGACGTGGACGGCGGCCAAACGACCCTGCTCTCGCCGATCTTCGACCTCGCGGGCGCCACCTGGGCCGGCCTGTCCTACTGGCGCTGGTACACGGACGAGACCTCCCACGACGACGACTTCGTCGTGGACATCTCGAACAACGGCGGCCTCACCTGGACCACCCTCGAGATCGTCGGCGACAGCGCCTACCCCTGGGTGAAGGCGGAGTTCGACGACCTCGCGGCCATCCTGCCGCTCACCGACCAGATGCGGCTTCGCTTCATCGCGAGCGACACGGGCTCCGGCAGCCTCGTCGAAGCGCTGATCGACGACCTCGAAATCGTGGCCGTGACCGGCGACCTCACCGCCGCCGACCCCACGACGCCTCTGCCAACCGCCGCCATCGCCGCCTATCCGAACCCCTTCAACCCCAAGACGCGCTTGCGGCTCTCGCTCCCGGACGCCGGCCACGCCGAGCTGGCGATCGTGGACGCCCAGGGCGCGCACGTCGCGACGTTGCTCCAGGCTCACGCCAGCGCCGGCCCGCTCGAACTGCTCTGGGACGCCACCGGCCAGCCCAGTGGCCTCTACTTCGCGCGCTTGAGCGTCGACGGTCGGCCGGTCGCGACCCAGAAGCTCACGCTGCTCAAGTAG
- a CDS encoding HNH endonuclease — protein sequence MQRLEKGALLSFASIMEGQLYRELGYSSIHAYGRDALGFSERKLSAFVRMAGALERLPETRRAVEAGELPWTKARELVSVATPANETLWLSDAKRLGRRALERKVKASRPRPPRKRQDPPALFAAGEPEARREEAEAAAPLRVTLNFTPEQYARWEALIEALRKDGQLDPREELVLAALAARPRGRVKQAATVIIRRCPDCGAQAYVTNRGELPAPGGDLPRTLTPALRRKILARDGHRCQGPGCTSTRYLEVHHRKPRANGGTNDPSNLITLCSACHQLHHARGLARTVVAGASARGSP from the coding sequence TTGCAGCGCCTCGAGAAGGGCGCGCTGCTCTCCTTCGCTTCTATCATGGAAGGACAGCTCTACCGCGAGCTGGGCTACTCCTCGATCCATGCCTACGGGCGAGACGCCCTGGGCTTCTCCGAGCGCAAGCTCTCGGCCTTCGTGCGCATGGCGGGCGCCCTGGAGCGCCTACCGGAGACGCGGCGTGCCGTCGAGGCCGGCGAGCTGCCCTGGACCAAGGCGCGGGAGCTCGTGTCCGTGGCGACTCCCGCGAACGAGACCCTCTGGTTGAGCGATGCCAAGCGCCTCGGCCGCCGGGCGCTCGAGCGGAAGGTGAAGGCGAGTCGGCCGCGGCCGCCAAGGAAGCGCCAGGATCCTCCGGCGCTGTTCGCGGCGGGCGAGCCCGAAGCGCGCCGCGAGGAGGCCGAGGCCGCCGCGCCGCTGCGCGTCACGCTGAACTTCACGCCGGAGCAGTACGCGCGCTGGGAAGCGCTGATCGAAGCGCTCCGCAAGGACGGCCAGCTCGACCCGAGGGAAGAGCTGGTGCTCGCGGCGCTCGCCGCCCGCCCCCGGGGGCGGGTGAAGCAGGCCGCCACCGTGATCATTCGCCGCTGTCCGGACTGCGGGGCGCAGGCCTACGTCACCAACCGTGGCGAGCTCCCCGCCCCCGGGGGCGACCTGCCGCGCACGCTCACGCCGGCACTGCGGCGGAAGATCCTCGCCCGTGACGGCCACCGCTGCCAGGGTCCAGGCTGCACGAGCACGCGATACCTCGAAGTGCACCACCGGAAGCCCCGCGCGAACGGCGGCACGAACGACCCGAGCAACCTGATCACGCTCTGCAGCGCCTGCCATCAGCTCCATCACGCGCGCGGCCTCGCGCGGACGGTCGTCGCCGGGGCGAGCGCGCGCGGCTCGCCCTGA
- a CDS encoding aldehyde dehydrogenase family protein, whose amino-acid sequence MKDFMRALKLQDVNSGASTREWIAKPGGGELEVFSPGDGSKIGVVMQASAADYDVVASAAVEAFKEWRLVPAPQRGLIVREFANAFREYKEPLGKLVSYEMGKIYTEGLGEVQEMIDVADYAVGLSRTIGGPTLPSERAGHRLMEQWHPLGPIGVVTAFNFPVAVWAWNSMLAAICGDTVIWKPSSKTPLTAVAIQHICNEVTKAHDLPSIFNLVVGRGSQVGEVMINDRRLPLISATGSTAMGRHIGEACAKRLGRSLLELGGNNAVIVDETADLDMAFNGVVFGAVGTAGQRCTSTRRLFLHESIADGFLDRLVAAYKRVPIGDPLDPKTLMGPLIDEGAVKDMMNALGQAKAQGGKVLVGGERVDRPGHYVQPTIVQGPRDMAIVREETFAPILYVFTFSDIDEVLEQHNSVDQGLSSSIFSRDFLNVERFLGPAGSDCGIANVNAGTSGAEIGGAFGGEKETGGGRESGSDSWKIYMRRQTNTINSSRSMPLAQGVQFDLE is encoded by the coding sequence ATGAAGGACTTCATGCGCGCGCTGAAGTTGCAGGACGTGAACTCGGGCGCCAGCACCCGCGAGTGGATCGCCAAGCCCGGCGGGGGCGAGCTCGAAGTCTTCAGCCCGGGCGACGGCAGCAAGATCGGCGTGGTCATGCAGGCATCCGCCGCCGACTACGATGTGGTGGCCAGCGCTGCCGTGGAGGCTTTCAAGGAGTGGCGCTTGGTGCCCGCGCCCCAGCGCGGTCTGATCGTGCGCGAGTTCGCGAACGCGTTCCGCGAGTACAAGGAGCCGCTCGGCAAGCTCGTCAGCTACGAGATGGGCAAGATCTACACCGAGGGCCTCGGTGAGGTGCAGGAGATGATCGACGTCGCGGACTACGCCGTCGGCCTTTCGCGCACCATCGGCGGTCCGACCCTGCCCAGCGAACGCGCGGGGCACCGCCTCATGGAACAGTGGCATCCGCTGGGTCCCATCGGCGTGGTGACGGCCTTCAACTTCCCCGTGGCCGTGTGGGCCTGGAACTCCATGCTGGCCGCCATCTGCGGCGACACGGTCATCTGGAAGCCCTCGAGCAAGACTCCGCTCACGGCCGTCGCGATCCAGCACATCTGCAACGAGGTGACGAAGGCGCACGACCTGCCCTCCATCTTCAACCTGGTCGTGGGCCGTGGCTCCCAGGTCGGCGAGGTCATGATCAACGACCGTCGCCTCCCTCTCATCAGCGCCACGGGTTCGACCGCCATGGGCCGCCACATCGGCGAGGCCTGCGCGAAGCGGCTCGGGCGCAGCCTGCTGGAACTGGGCGGCAACAACGCCGTCATCGTTGACGAGACCGCCGATCTCGACATGGCCTTCAACGGTGTCGTCTTCGGCGCGGTGGGCACCGCCGGGCAGCGTTGCACGAGCACGCGGCGCCTCTTCCTGCACGAGTCCATCGCGGACGGGTTCCTCGACCGGCTCGTGGCGGCCTACAAGCGCGTGCCCATCGGCGACCCGCTGGATCCGAAGACCCTCATGGGCCCGCTGATCGACGAGGGCGCGGTGAAGGACATGATGAACGCTCTCGGTCAGGCGAAGGCCCAGGGCGGCAAGGTGCTCGTGGGCGGCGAGCGGGTGGATCGGCCCGGTCACTACGTTCAGCCCACCATCGTGCAGGGCCCTCGCGACATGGCGATCGTGCGCGAGGAGACCTTCGCGCCGATCCTCTACGTCTTCACCTTCTCGGACATCGACGAGGTGCTCGAGCAGCACAACAGCGTGGACCAGGGGCTGTCGAGCAGCATCTTCAGCCGGGACTTCCTGAACGTCGAGCGCTTCCTCGGTCCGGCCGGCAGCGACTGCGGCATCGCCAACGTGAACGCCGGCACGAGCGGCGCGGAGATCGGCGGAGCCTTCGGCGGCGAGAAGGAGACCGGTGGTGGACGCGAGTCCGGCAGCGACAGCTGGAAGATCTACATGCGACGGCAGACGAACACCATCAACTCCAGCCGCTCGATGCCGCTGGCGCAGGGCGTGCAGTTCGATCTCGAATAG
- a CDS encoding 50S ribosome-binding GTPase encodes MPTNLPQHYHKAEERFKAARDPQEKIAHLREMMAIMPHHKGTDKTRAELNKKLSALLEQVEQAKASGKGKGFNPYFLPHGDSPQVLMVGAPNAGKSSLLAALTGAEPAIGDYPFTTTLPQPGMMRWEDVQLELVDTPPVMQRPLESWLLDQARAADLILVLADLSAPDCCEMVETIAEGFEERGLNLVDRVDSEDTLRAENQRPTLLVATKADHQDAPVNLEFLTELIGGRWPRVLVSVKAGTGLDNFAHTVFAALRLARVYTKVPGKPAAMDAPYLLPEGATVLDVAAKVHREFVERFASAKLWGSGKFDGQTVDRAHPVADGDVLEIHLK; translated from the coding sequence GTGCCCACCAACCTGCCGCAGCACTATCACAAGGCCGAGGAGCGCTTCAAAGCGGCCCGCGATCCGCAGGAGAAGATCGCCCATCTCCGCGAGATGATGGCGATCATGCCCCACCACAAGGGCACCGACAAGACGCGTGCCGAGCTGAACAAGAAGCTCTCCGCCCTGCTCGAGCAGGTGGAGCAGGCCAAGGCCAGCGGCAAGGGCAAGGGCTTCAATCCCTACTTCCTGCCCCATGGCGATTCGCCCCAGGTGCTCATGGTGGGCGCGCCCAACGCGGGCAAGAGCAGCCTGCTGGCGGCGCTCACCGGCGCCGAGCCGGCCATCGGCGACTACCCCTTCACCACCACGCTGCCCCAGCCCGGCATGATGCGCTGGGAGGACGTCCAGCTCGAGCTGGTGGACACGCCGCCGGTCATGCAGCGCCCGCTGGAGTCGTGGCTGCTGGACCAGGCGCGCGCCGCGGACCTGATCCTCGTGCTGGCCGACCTCTCGGCGCCCGACTGCTGCGAGATGGTGGAGACCATCGCCGAGGGCTTCGAGGAGCGCGGCCTCAACCTGGTGGATCGCGTCGACAGCGAGGACACGCTGCGCGCCGAGAACCAGCGGCCCACCCTGCTGGTGGCCACGAAGGCGGACCACCAGGACGCGCCCGTCAACCTGGAGTTCCTCACGGAGCTGATCGGCGGCCGCTGGCCGCGCGTGCTGGTGTCCGTGAAGGCCGGCACTGGCCTCGACAACTTCGCGCACACGGTCTTCGCCGCGTTGCGCCTGGCGCGCGTCTACACGAAGGTGCCGGGGAAGCCGGCGGCCATGGACGCGCCCTACCTGCTGCCCGAGGGCGCCACGGTCCTGGACGTGGCCGCCAAGGTCCATCGCGAGTTCGTGGAACGTTTCGCCTCGGCGAAGCTATGGGGTTCGGGCAAGTTCGACGGGCAGACCGTCGACCGCGCCCACCCCGTGGCCGACGGGGACGTCCTCGAGATCCACCTCAAGTGA
- a CDS encoding 3-oxoacid CoA-transferase yields MTDERYNGTELLICLSARVMEDRSSAFIGTGVPMLAAALAKRLYAPDLVSVFEFGGIGSSLEYLPRGVGESKTFYRALVATGICDVMETAARGFVTYGFLGGAQIDMYGNLNSTVIGDYEHPKVRLPGSGGGNDVGSFCWHTIAIMRHEPQRFIPTLDFVTTPGYLSGPGAREEAGLFPGSGPYRVVTNLATLGYEETSKRMMLLAVNPGVTVDEVVAATGFELVIPAHVEENAPPTDEELRVLREEIDPEHLYI; encoded by the coding sequence ATGACCGACGAACGCTACAACGGCACCGAGCTGCTGATCTGCCTCTCCGCCCGCGTGATGGAGGACCGCTCCAGCGCCTTCATCGGCACCGGCGTGCCCATGCTGGCCGCGGCGCTGGCCAAGCGCCTCTACGCGCCCGACCTCGTGAGCGTCTTCGAGTTCGGGGGCATCGGCTCCAGCCTCGAGTACCTGCCGCGCGGCGTGGGGGAGTCGAAGACCTTCTACCGCGCCCTGGTGGCCACGGGCATCTGCGACGTCATGGAGACGGCCGCGCGGGGTTTCGTCACCTACGGCTTCCTGGGCGGCGCGCAGATCGACATGTACGGCAACCTCAACTCCACGGTGATCGGCGACTACGAGCATCCGAAGGTGCGCCTGCCGGGCAGCGGCGGCGGCAACGACGTGGGCAGCTTCTGCTGGCACACCATCGCGATCATGCGTCACGAGCCGCAGCGTTTCATCCCGACGCTGGACTTCGTCACCACGCCGGGCTACCTGTCCGGACCCGGCGCGCGCGAGGAGGCCGGGCTCTTCCCCGGCTCGGGGCCCTACCGCGTGGTCACCAACCTGGCCACGCTGGGGTACGAGGAGACGAGCAAGCGCATGATGCTGCTGGCCGTCAATCCGGGCGTCACGGTGGACGAGGTCGTCGCCGCCACGGGCTTCGAACTCGTGATCCCCGCGCACGTGGAGGAGAACGCGCCGCCCACCGACGAGGAGCTGCGGGTGCTCCGCGAGGAGATTGACCCCGAGCACCTCTACATCTAG
- a CDS encoding CoA transferase subunit A: MKVLESGRGRLLQTPDLDGLRRWNREHKSMALEDKLVDEREAVRRCVAEGDYIGFELYGTCRAPLSIVREIVRQGPKHLRLVGQGLQDVDFLVASGLVDAMDITYNAYEVHGLSNVLRRAVEKGGLELVEWSNAGIAWRFKAAAMGVPFLPIKSMLGTDTFTRSAGKVAEDPFGNGRVMLLPALVVDCAVIHVHRADRYGNCQLDGISGFALEIARASKKVLISAEEIVDTDTIRRYPERNVIPYFFVDAVVHAPFGSHPGEMPYLYGRDEPLIMEWLEAAKKPETTAAYLDRTIHQVDTHAAYLEQVGGKARQDALRKLAVGR; encoded by the coding sequence ATGAAGGTACTGGAGAGCGGGCGCGGACGACTTCTGCAGACGCCGGACCTGGACGGTCTGCGCCGCTGGAATCGCGAGCACAAGTCCATGGCGCTCGAGGACAAGCTCGTGGACGAGCGGGAGGCCGTGCGCCGCTGCGTCGCCGAGGGCGACTACATCGGCTTCGAGCTCTACGGCACCTGTCGCGCGCCGCTGAGCATCGTGCGCGAGATCGTCCGCCAGGGGCCGAAGCACCTGCGGCTGGTGGGCCAGGGCCTGCAGGACGTGGACTTCCTCGTCGCGTCCGGGCTCGTGGACGCCATGGACATCACCTACAACGCCTACGAGGTGCACGGTCTCTCCAATGTCCTGCGCCGCGCGGTGGAGAAGGGCGGGCTCGAACTGGTGGAGTGGAGCAACGCGGGCATCGCCTGGCGTTTCAAGGCGGCGGCCATGGGCGTGCCCTTCCTGCCGATCAAGAGCATGCTGGGCACGGATACCTTCACGCGCTCCGCGGGCAAGGTGGCCGAGGATCCCTTCGGCAACGGCAGGGTGATGCTGCTGCCGGCGCTGGTGGTGGACTGCGCCGTGATCCACGTCCATCGCGCCGACCGTTACGGCAACTGCCAGCTCGACGGCATCAGCGGCTTCGCCCTCGAGATCGCCCGCGCCAGCAAGAAGGTGCTGATCAGCGCCGAGGAGATCGTCGACACCGACACGATCCGCCGCTATCCCGAGCGGAACGTGATCCCCTACTTCTTCGTGGACGCGGTGGTGCACGCGCCCTTCGGCAGCCATCCCGGCGAGATGCCCTACCTCTACGGGCGCGACGAGCCGCTCATCATGGAGTGGCTCGAGGCCGCGAAGAAGCCCGAGACCACGGCGGCCTACCTCGACCGCACGATCCATCAGGTGGACACTCACGCCGCCTACCTCGAGCAGGTGGGCGGAAAGGCCCGGCAGGACGCGCTGCGCAAGCTCGCGGTGGGGAGGTAA
- a CDS encoding O-acetylhomoserine aminocarboxypropyltransferase/cysteine synthase, with protein MSTSTTPDLSQYSPGVQDYVRRAQALVAERDEALRRMRNCRFDTLAVHGLYTMQEALDRNQGSIIEPVYQSTSEHYASADAMEAALAYLVPTWCYARIANPTTYYLEWMLALLEGYGTGLETNAVVTSSGMAAIMTAVDPFLVKRTSDPAERMNFVSSCHVYGGTFQQFSIRRDRDRGHEVRWVSDVMNIDAWAARIDADTRFLYVELPSNPTISFVDLESLAKLAHAHGIPLIVDATVATPALMRPLAHGADIVVHSVSKSMTSSGMGVGGVLVARKDIVSNIDNPEMKADFASWVKFLPYRDNGPSMNPMQAMLVLNDLRTLRSKMDLVSRNSQTVAEYLAAHPKVERVDYLGLPDNPKHAVASKYMTLVDAELDNGGAPVNRYGHLLSFRVKGGGEATRRVFDAFTMIWRATDLGRIKSVATIPAISTHQQQGEEARAMADVPPNLIRLNVGGEHPDDIIADLERGLRKA; from the coding sequence ATGAGCACCAGCACCACCCCCGATCTCAGCCAGTACTCCCCGGGCGTGCAGGACTACGTCCGCCGGGCGCAGGCCCTCGTCGCCGAGCGGGACGAGGCGCTCCGCCGCATGCGGAACTGCCGCTTCGACACCCTGGCGGTGCACGGCCTCTACACCATGCAGGAGGCGCTGGATCGCAATCAGGGCAGCATCATCGAGCCGGTCTACCAGTCCACCAGCGAGCACTACGCCAGCGCCGACGCCATGGAGGCCGCGCTGGCCTACCTGGTCCCGACCTGGTGCTACGCGCGCATCGCCAACCCCACGACCTACTACCTCGAGTGGATGCTCGCGCTGCTGGAGGGCTACGGCACGGGGCTCGAGACGAACGCGGTGGTCACGTCGAGCGGCATGGCCGCCATCATGACGGCCGTGGACCCCTTCCTCGTCAAGCGCACGAGCGACCCCGCCGAGCGGATGAACTTCGTGTCCAGCTGCCACGTCTACGGCGGCACCTTCCAGCAGTTCTCGATCCGCCGCGATCGGGACCGCGGCCACGAGGTGCGCTGGGTGAGCGACGTCATGAACATCGACGCCTGGGCCGCCCGCATCGACGCCGACACGCGCTTCCTCTACGTCGAACTGCCCAGCAACCCCACGATCAGCTTCGTGGACCTGGAGTCGCTGGCGAAGCTCGCCCACGCGCACGGCATCCCGCTCATCGTGGACGCCACCGTGGCCACGCCGGCGCTGATGCGTCCGCTGGCCCACGGCGCGGACATCGTGGTGCACTCGGTGTCCAAGAGCATGACCAGCAGCGGCATGGGCGTGGGCGGCGTGCTGGTGGCGCGCAAGGACATCGTCAGCAACATCGACAACCCGGAGATGAAGGCGGACTTCGCCAGCTGGGTGAAGTTCCTGCCCTATCGCGACAACGGCCCCAGCATGAACCCCATGCAGGCGATGCTGGTGCTCAACGACCTGCGCACCCTGCGCAGCAAGATGGACCTGGTCAGCCGCAACAGCCAGACCGTCGCCGAGTACCTCGCCGCCCACCCCAAGGTGGAGCGCGTGGACTATCTCGGCCTCCCGGACAACCCCAAGCACGCCGTGGCGAGCAAGTACATGACGCTCGTGGACGCGGAGCTGGACAACGGCGGCGCGCCCGTGAATCGATACGGACATCTCTTGAGCTTCCGCGTGAAGGGCGGCGGCGAGGCGACGCGGCGCGTCTTCGACGCCTTCACCATGATCTGGCGCGCGACGGACCTGGGCCGCATCAAGTCCGTGGCCACCATCCCCGCCATCAGCACCCATCAGCAGCAGGGCGAGGAGGCGCGGGCCATGGCCGACGTCCCCCCCAACCTGATCCGCCTGAACGTTGGCGGGGAGCACCCGGACGACATCATCGCCGATCTGGAACGGGGGCTGAGGAAGGCGTAA
- the gdhA gene encoding NADP-specific glutamate dehydrogenase, whose product MSVERFMEGVIAKNPEQKEFHQAVREVVESVWDFVQENPQYREAKILERMVEPERVLMFRVPWLDDKGEVQVNRGFRIEMSSAIGPYKGGLRFHPTVNLGILKFLAFEQVFKNSLTTLPMGGGKGGSDFDPKGKSDNEVMRFCQSFMTELSRHIGPDTDVPAGDIGVGGREIGFLYGQYKRIRNEFTGVLTGKGLNWGGSLIRPEATGYGQVYFAEEMLNRVGDSIKGKTCTVSGSGNVAQYATEKVLQLGGKVVTASDSGGFIHDPDGITPEKLAYIMHLKNVKRGRISEYAEKYGVKYYAGQRPWGIKCDVALPSATQNEVNADEAKTLIDNGCICVSEGANMPSTPEAIDVYQKAKILYGLGKAANAGGVATSGLEMSQNSMRLSWTREEVDQRLHKIMRDIHAACVEHGTEGKWVNYVKGANIAGFIKVADAMLDQGLV is encoded by the coding sequence ATGTCCGTCGAGCGCTTCATGGAAGGCGTCATCGCCAAGAACCCCGAGCAGAAGGAGTTCCACCAGGCCGTTCGCGAGGTCGTGGAGTCTGTCTGGGACTTCGTTCAGGAGAACCCGCAGTACCGGGAAGCCAAGATCCTCGAGCGCATGGTCGAGCCCGAGCGTGTGCTCATGTTCCGCGTCCCCTGGCTCGACGACAAGGGCGAGGTCCAGGTCAACCGCGGCTTCCGCATCGAGATGAGCAGCGCCATCGGTCCCTACAAGGGCGGCCTGCGCTTCCACCCCACCGTCAACCTGGGCATCCTGAAGTTCCTGGCCTTCGAGCAGGTCTTCAAGAACAGCCTGACGACCCTGCCCATGGGCGGCGGCAAGGGCGGCTCCGACTTCGATCCCAAGGGCAAGAGCGACAACGAAGTGATGCGCTTCTGCCAGAGCTTCATGACCGAGCTCAGCCGTCACATCGGCCCGGACACCGACGTCCCCGCGGGCGACATCGGCGTGGGCGGCCGTGAGATCGGCTTCCTCTACGGCCAGTACAAGCGCATCCGCAACGAGTTCACGGGCGTTCTGACCGGCAAGGGCCTCAACTGGGGCGGCAGCCTGATTCGCCCGGAGGCCACCGGCTACGGCCAGGTCTACTTCGCCGAGGAGATGCTGAACCGCGTGGGCGACAGCATCAAGGGCAAGACCTGCACGGTGTCCGGCTCCGGCAACGTGGCCCAGTACGCCACCGAGAAGGTGCTGCAGCTCGGCGGCAAGGTGGTCACCGCGTCCGACAGCGGCGGCTTCATCCACGATCCGGACGGGATCACCCCGGAGAAGCTCGCCTACATCATGCACCTCAAGAACGTGAAGCGCGGCCGCATCAGCGAGTACGCCGAGAAGTACGGCGTCAAGTACTACGCCGGCCAGCGTCCCTGGGGCATCAAGTGCGACGTGGCCCTGCCCAGCGCCACGCAGAACGAGGTCAACGCCGACGAGGCCAAGACCCTCATCGACAACGGCTGCATCTGCGTCTCCGAGGGCGCCAACATGCCGAGCACGCCCGAGGCGATCGACGTCTACCAGAAGGCCAAGATCCTCTACGGTCTGGGCAAGGCGGCCAACGCCGGCGGCGTGGCCACCAGCGGTCTGGAGATGAGCCAGAACAGCATGCGCCTCAGCTGGACGCGCGAGGAAGTGGATCAGCGCCTGCACAAGATCATGCGCGACATCCACGCGGCCTGCGTCGAGCACGGCACCGAGGGCAAGTGGGTCAACTACGTGAAGGGCGCGAACATCGCGGGCTTCATCAAGGTGGCCGACGCCATGCTGGACCAGGGCCTGGTGTAA